A genomic window from Gossypium hirsutum isolate 1008001.06 chromosome D10, Gossypium_hirsutum_v2.1, whole genome shotgun sequence includes:
- the LOC107915723 gene encoding MATH domain and coiled-coil domain-containing protein At3g58270, whose product MDVNGLITKVTWKIEVLSDVGSKSMGRNGQLTKVTWRIENFSTIQDKKLCSENFTVDGNKWQLIIYPGGANEAFLSIFLGVADSATLASGWTRYAHFGFAVIDQFDRENSKTRVDSKSKPMDVNGLITKVTWKIEVLSDVGSKSMGLNRQLTKVTWRIENFSSIKDYKLCSESFTVDDSKWQLIIYPRGNNVGFLSIFLRVADSAALASGWTRYAHFGFAVIDQFDRENSKTIATKKEFNANYPIRGFGSFLPLTELRNPKRGYLLNDACLVEAYVFTGRTVDMISHEFIVKTDLDKRKTKEGDCFKAAIGNQKTTTTKPVEVINPSPTLAIELEQPVEEDMNKFFTSLESELSSSGIVYSKEEAKEALAKINEALNMTPVDLNDSGKFSPLKQAFMILASFDCSSTTLTIEQTNELLGLEERLKELANRAAKAVQDKNQLAAKESIKRTMTRSLESSLIRYNEVETEVKQVDPILAALHEEVVEAQKKREKMLAERNGIYRSCKEMKMKLDALGKEWAVYEATARVGEEEEKSVEAEWGRIKDFMSSINGKI is encoded by the exons ATGGATGTTAATGGACTAATAACTAAGGTGACATGGAAGATTGAAGTTTTGAGTGATGTTGGTAGTAAGTCTATGGGTCGTAATGGACAATTAACGAAGGTCACATGGAGGATTGAGAACTTCTCCACTATTCAAGACAAGAAGCTTTGCTCTGAAAATTTCACTGTTGATGGCAACAAATG GCAACTTATTATCTACCCAGGGGGGGCCAATGAGgcttttttgtcaatttttttagGTGTTGCAGATTCTGCAACTTTGGCTTCCGGATGGACTAGATATGCCCATTTCGGATTTGCTGTCATCGACCAATTCGATCGTGAAAATTCCAAAACACGAG TGGATAGCAAGTCTAAGCCTATGGATGTTAATGGACTAATAACGAAGGTGACATGGAAGATTGAAGTTTTGAGTGATGTTGGTAGTAAGTCTATGGGTCTTAATAGACAATTAACGAAGGTCACATGGAGGATTGAGAACTTCTCCAGTATTAAAGACTACAAGCTCTGCTCTGAAAGTTTCACTGTCGATGACAGTAAATG GCAACTTATTATCTACCCACGGGGGAACAATGTGggttttttgtcaatttttttacGTGTTGCAGATTCTGCAGCTTTGGCTTCCGGATGGACTAGATATGCCCATTTCGGATTTGCAGTCATCGACCAATTCGATCGTGAAAATTCCAAAACAATAG CCACTAAGAAAGAGTTCAACGCGAACTACCCTATTCGGGGCTTCGGTTCATTCTTACCTCTTACTGAATTACGCAACCCTAAAAGAGGCTATCTCCTCAATGATGCATGCTTGGTTGAAGCCTACGTTTTCACTGGTCGGACTGTAGATATGATTTCACATGAATTTATAGTCAAAACTGATTTGGATAAACGTAAGACCAAGGAAGGTGATTGTTTTAAGGCAGCCATAGGCAACCAGAAAACTACAACCACCAAACCAGTAGAAGTCATTAATCCTTCACCAACTCTG GCCATTGAACTTGAACAGCCTGTTGAGGAAGACATGAACAAATTCTTCACTAGCTTAGAGTCCGAGCTTTCAAGCTCTGGAATTGTTTATTCTAAAGAAGAAGCAAAGGAAGCACTGGCTAAAATAAACGAAGCCTTGAATATGACCCCAGTTGATCTTAACGATTCAGGGAAGTTTTCTCCACTTAAGCAGGCATTCATGATCCTAGCTAGTTTTGATTGTTCCTCCACCACCCTTACAATTGAGCAAACGAATGAGTTGTTGGGCTTGGAGGAAAGATTGAAAGAACTAGCTAACCGAGCAGCGAAAGCAGTGCAGGACAAGAATCAACTTGCTGCGAAGGAATCTATCAAGCGGACAATGACTCGTAGTTTGGAGAGTAGCCTTATCAGATATAATGAGGTCGAAACAGAGGTGAAACAGGTGGATCCAATACTTGCTGCCCTCCATGAGGAAGTTGTAGAAGCacaaaagaaaagggagaagatGTTGGCTGAACGAAATGGGATATACAGAAGTTGcaaggaaatgaaaatgaagttGGATGCATTGGGAAAGGAATGGGCAGTGTATGAGGCCACTGCCAGGGTTGGTGAGGAAGAAGAGAAGAGTGTTGAGGCTGAATGGGGAAGAATCAAAGATTTCATGTCTTCCATTAACGGAAAGATTTAA
- the LOC107915724 gene encoding MATH domain and coiled-coil domain-containing protein At3g58410, producing the protein MDVNGLITKVTWRVEILSAVHSRSNSMGVNGQITKVTWRIENFSSIKGKKLYSENFTVDGNKWRLLIHTKRIHVDHSSFFCVVADSATMPWGWRAYAQIGLAVINQFDRKTSITKVGMAEFKANKLCLDLSSLLPLWEFQNPERGYLVNDVCLLEAYVSTDRTEGLISHEFMIKTDSDRHKTDEADSPTHPSEQSVLSQALEPADPTEEDMITFFTSLESELSNSNIVFSQEEAKKALATLEEALDRTPAHFYGSREFTSLELAFKILASFYCPSTVEQKKELLAMLESLKELADRAAKAMQDKNCLAEKESFKLTTTNKLGRNLIRYKEVESEVAVLHVQVEEAEKKRKIILAERKELFKSSKKMKMELEALEKQWAEYEAMAKVAEEEEKSVEAEWGRIKDFISSINRKI; encoded by the exons ATGGATGTTAATGGGCTAATAACGAAGGTCACATGGAGGGTTGAAATTTTGAGTGCAGTTCATAGTCGGTCCAACTCTATGGGTGTTAATGGACAAATAACGAAGGTCACATGGAGGATTGAGAATTTCTCCAGTATTAAAGGCAAAAAGCTCTATTCTGAAAATTTCACTGTTGATGGCAACAAATG GCGACTTCTTATCCACACGAAGAGGATCCATGTGGATCATTCGTCATTTTTTTGCGTTGTTGCAGATTCAGCTACGATGCCTTGGGGATGGAGGGCTTATGCCCAAATTGGATTGGCAGTCATCAACCAATTCGATCGTAAAACTTCTATTACAAAAG TTGGTATGGCAGAATTCAAGGCCAATAAGCTTTGTCTGGACCTTTCTTCATTGTTACCTCTCTGGGAATTTCAAAACCCTGAAAGAGGCTATCTCGTCAATGATGTATGCTTACTTGAAGCCTACGTTTCTACCGATAGGACTGAAGGTTTGATCTCACATGAATTTATGATCAAAACTGACTCGGATAGACATAAGACCGATGAAGCTGATTCACCAACTCATCCTTCTGAGCAGAGTGTGTTAAGTCAG GCTTTAGAACCTGCTGATCCTACCGAGGAAGATATGATCACATTCTTCACTAGCTTGGAGTCTGAGCTTTCCAACTCTAACATTGTTTTTTCTCAAGAAGAAGCGAAGAAAGCACTGGCTACATTAGAGGAAGCCTTGGATAGGACCCCTGCTCATTTCTACGGCTCTCGGGAGTTTACTTCACTTGAGCTGGCGTTCAAGATACTAGCTAGTTTTTATTGTCCCTCTACAGTTGAGCAAAAAAAAGAGTTGTTGGCCATGTTGGAGAGCCTGAAAGAACTAGCTGACCGAGCAGCGAAAGCAATGCAGGACAAGAATTGCCTTGCTGAGAAGGAATCTTTTAAGTTGACAACTACTAATAAATTGGGTCGTAATCTAATCAGATATAAGGAGGTGGAATCAGAGGTTGCTGTCCTCCATGTACAAGTTGAAGAAgcagaaaagaaaaggaagattatATTGGCTGAACGAAAGGAGTTATTTAAAAGTTccaagaaaatgaaaatggagttgGAAGCATTGGAAAAGCAATGGGCAGAATATGAGGCCATGGCCAAGGTTGCTGAGGAGGAAGAGAAAAGTGTAGAGGCTGAATGGGGAAGAATCAAAGATTTCATCTCTTCCATTAACAGAAAGATTTAA